One region of Paralichthys olivaceus isolate ysfri-2021 chromosome 12, ASM2471397v2, whole genome shotgun sequence genomic DNA includes:
- the gpr65 gene encoding G protein-coupled receptor 65 — MNLTSVMDNFTLVANHSDCNSVDNIFRRRSFLFFYMAIIITAIPSNAFSLYVSWQHIRQKNELGVYLFNLALSDLTFTVGLSLWLDFLWKGVWNHGGYMCLLSVYSLFTNFYTSEAFLCCVAIDRYLAVVHPLKCASLRKVGTAAAVSVAIWVLVMCFNAATITWEDSYLENNKSYVCFDTFLPLSENLFRANMLRFFLGLVVPVLLVVFSTWGICMAVKSNQATEEQERKRISRLLTVVLLCLLFCFGPIHVMMLLRALVYHCTDVAWFLYPYKISIAISSLNCLADPLLYCFITRTGQKNVNQVVLFFQGKKRSKHEGVV; from the coding sequence ATGAACCTTACATCTGTAATGGACAACTTCACCTTGGTGGCCAATCACTCAGACTGTAACTCGGTGGACAACATATTCAGGAGGAGGTCGTTCCTATTTTTCTACATGGCCATCATCATCACCGCCATCCCGTCCAACGCCTTCTCCCTCTACGTGTCATGGCAGCACATTAGACAGAAGAATGAGCTGGGTGTGTATTTGTTCAACCTGGCCCTGAGCGACCTGACCTTCACTGTGGGTTTGTCTCTGTGGCTGGACTTCCTGTGGAAGGGAGTCTGGAACCACGGAGGTTACATGTGTTTGCTCTCCGTCTACTCTCTCTTCACCAACTTCTACACCAGCGAAGCTTTCCTCTGCTGCGTCGCCATCGACCGCTACCTGGCAGTGGTCCACCCACTAAAGTGTGCATCCTTGAGGAAAGTtggcactgcagcagcagtgagcgTTGCCATTTGGGTGTTGGTGATGTGTTTCAATGCCGCCACCATCACGTGGGAGGACTCATACCTGGAAAACAACAAGTCTTACGTGTGCTTCGACACCTTCCTCCCGCTCTCAGAGAATCTGTTTCGTGCAAACATGTTGCGCTTCTTCCTGGGGCTTGTAGTTCCTGTTCTCCTGGTGGTGTTTTCCACCTGGGGGATCTGCATGGCGGTGAAATCCAACCAGGCCACAGAGGAACAGGAGCGGAAACGGATTTCCAGGCTGCTGACAGTGGTTCTACTCTGCCTCTTGTTCTGCTTTGGACCCATCCACGTCATGATGCTGCTCCGAGCGCTGGTGTATCACTGCACTGACGTTGCATGGTTCCTCTATCCCTACAAAATCAGCATTGCCATCTCAAGCCTCAACTGCCTGGCAGACCCGCTGCTCTACTGCTTCATCACGAGAACAGGACAGAAAAATGTTAATCAGGTTGTTCTCTTCTTCCaaggaaagaagagaagcaAACATGAGGGTGTGGTGTAG
- the bdkrb1 gene encoding B1 bradykinin receptor: protein MFQTCLLTLPFGNIFSRPMPMEPMKITLVGTLWSENSTTSLPVGPSESPTSADWDVLETAVPPYIFVLCLIGLLFNSFVLAVYAAHRDRLTVAEIYLGNLALADFILLCGLPFWAMYILNDFNWQYGDALCKLVNSIIIINFYTSIFTLVMISIDRYLALVKTMKARWLRQTRYAKVACLILWILGFVLSTPTMIHRKVKFIEDQQTTSCILDFSHDISWKLAHQILLNIVGFALPVLIIVFSSGNIIKALGQRRESIGFHETDDRKATALMCAVTLLFFVCWGPFQIFTLLDTLCDVKVLDEELWFHTLDIGSQISAYLAFLNSALNPLLYVFSGQYFRRKVIAIYRRNRHPRRGSDMTTYQRSVLSTYINRAEQIKPVVIFNVNDQM from the exons ATGTTCCAGACGTGTCTCTTAACTTTACCCTTCGGGAACATTTTCAGCAGACCTATG CCCATGGAGCCAATGAAGATTACTTTGGTGGGAACACTTTGGTCTGAAAACAGCACCACGTCCCTGCCAGTGGGTCCATCAGAGTCTCCAACCTCCGCAGACTGGGATGTCCTTGAAACTGCCGTTCCCCCATACATCTTCGTCTTGTGCCTGATAGGTCTTCTCTTTAACAGCTTTGTCCTGGCAGTGTATGCGGCCCACAGGGATCGACTGACCGTAGCAGAGATATATCTGGGCAACCTGGCACTGGCTGACTTCATTCTGCTGTGTGGCCTTCCTTTTTGGGCAATGTATATACTCAACGACTTCAACTGGCAGTATGGAGATGCCCTATGTAAACTGGTCAACTCCATAATCATCATCAATTTCTACACCAGCATCTTCACCCTGGTCATGATTAGCATTGACCGCTACCTAGCCCTCGTAAAGACCATGAAGGCCAGGTGGCTGAGACAGACACGTTATGCCAAGGTGGCCTGCCTCATCCTGTGGATATTAGGATTTGTACTGAGTACTCCAACTATGATTCACAGAAAGGTAAAGTTTATCGAGGACCAACAGACAACATCCTGTATATTGGATTTCTCTCATGATATCTCTTGGAAGTTGGCTCATCAGATTCTGCTGAACATTGTTGGCTTTGCTCTGCCTGTTCTGATCATTGTCTTCAGCAGTGGAAACATCATCAAAGCTTTAGgtcagaggagggagagcaTAGGTTTTCATGAGACTGATGACAGAAAGGCCACAGCACTTATGTGTGCTGTCACCCTactcttctttgtttgttgGGGCCCCTTCCAGATATTCACCCTCCTCGACACACTCTGTGATGTCAAGGTTTTGGACGAGGAGCTTTGGTTTCACACTCTCGATATAGGAAGTCAGATTTCAGCGTATCTAGCCTTTCTCAACAGTGCCCTCAACCCACTGCTGTATGTCTTCTCAGGGCAGTACTTTAGGAGGAAAGTTATCGCCATCTACAGGAGGAATAGGCATCCTCGCAGAGGATCAGATATGACCACATATCAACGCTCTGTTCTGTCCACTTACATTAACAGAGCAGAGCAAATTAAGCCTGTGgttatttttaatgttaatgatcAGATGTGA
- the LOC109636257 gene encoding B2 bradykinin receptor-like, protein MENASTSELVCNHTDAWDWVYTMQPAYMSIICFLGVIGNSFVLCVFCLQKQRSSVADIYLGNLAVADLLMVSCLPFWVATILDRFNWKFGELMCQLINIVIGMNYYCSVLFLTLVSVDRYLALTRPLSHGRKRRALWARGICFSIWIVGILLSFPAILFRSVQFFPHLDIDACYLAYPHEGWRLRYNITVSIVGFLIPVPIVTFCSYHIIKVIQSSQKMRQGGRGSVERKAAYLVLIVLAVFILCWLPYQILIVLDTLDHYEVISGCTWVYVLDIGNQLTTYLGYSNSSLNPFLYVIVGKHFKQRAREVFRLMLCRRKQDWGKFGYSSPNHNSTKHSETTKI, encoded by the coding sequence ATGGAAAATGCTTCAACATCTGAGCTTGTCTGCAACCACACAGATGCATGGGACTGGGTTTACACCATGCAGCCAGCCTACATGTCCATCATTTGCTTTCTTGGAGTGATCGGCAACTCATTCGTGCTTTGCGTGTTCTGTCTCCAGAAGCAGCGCAGCTCTGTGGCTGACATCTACTTGGGCAACCTGGCAGTGGCTGATCTTCTCATGGTTTCCTGTCTGCCATTCTGGGTGGCGACCATTCTTGACAGGTTCAACTGGAAGTTTGGGGAGCTCATGTGTCAACTTATCAATATTGTCATTGGGATGAATTATTATTGCAGTGTGCTGTTCCTTACGCTTGTGAGTGTGGACAGATACCTGGCCCTCACCAGACCGCTGTCCCACGGGCGGAAGAGACGAGCCCTCTGGGCACGTGGAATTTGCTTCAGTATCTGGATTGTTGGAATCTTGCTCAGCTTCCCTGCTATCCTTTTCCGCTCTGTGCAGTTTTTCCCTCATCTGGACATTGATGCATGTTACCTGGCATACCCCCATGAAGGCTGGAGACTGCGCTACAACATCACTGTCAGCATTGTAGGCTTCCTTATCCCTGTTCCTATTGTCACTTTCTGCAGTTACCACATCATTAAAGTCATTCAGAGCAGCCAGAAGATGAGACAAGGCGGCAGAGGGAGTGTGGAGAGGAAAGCAGCGTACCTCGTCCTCATAGTTCTGGCTGTGTTTATTCTCTGCTGGCTGCCCTACCAGATTCTCATTGTCTTGGACACCTTGGATCATTATGAGGTCATTTCTGGATGTACGTGGGTCTATGTATTGGACATTGGCAACCAGTTAACTACTTACCTTGGCTACAGCAACAGTTCATTGAACCCTTTCCTGTACGTGATTGTGGGGAAGCACTTTAAGCAGAGGGCAAGAGAAGTGTTTAGACTCATGTTGTGCAGGAGGAAACAGGATTGGGGGAAGTTTGGTTATTCCAGCCCCAATCATAACTCAACTAAACATAGTGAGACTACTAAAATCTAA
- the LOC109636342 gene encoding B2 bradykinin receptor-like, which produces MTLVPTSIPDLSTTVLYGYQNQTNGTQCPEHDGWEWLTTSQPVYILILTVLGVVLNIFVLMVFCLHKKPCTVAEIYLSNLAAADLVLLSCLPFWAVNVANNFNWPFGLFLCKFVNLGIKMNVYSSIYFLVLVSIDRYLALVHPLSHGRMRRPKYAKLGCLLMWGFGLFMSVPTIIFRKLKYFPEYDVNACFLEYPNHTLEMLCDRMLIIFSFVIPISIISFCTFKIIQTLKVQRVQRNSAEKTEQKATTLILAVLLAFLICWLPFHLVTVLDLLLRAEVLGGCHFSNVLDILNQISTYLAFFNSVLNPILYVIVGKNFRKKVGELFKQWSIKRRATMESTSSQLSTLKTVK; this is translated from the exons ATGACTCTTGTACCTACAAG CATCCCAGATCTCAGCACCACAGTTTTATATGGATATCAAAACCAAACCAATGGCACACAATGTCCTGAACACGATGGCTGGGAGTGGCTCACCACCAGTCAGCCAGTGTATATCCTGATCCTCACGGTGCTGGGAGTTGTGTTGAACATATTTGTTCTGATGGTTTTCTGTCTCCACAAGAAGCCCTGCACTGTTGCTGAGATCTACCTGAGCAACTTGGCTGCTGCTGACCTTGTCCTGTTGTCCTGTCTGCCCTTTTGGGCCGTCAATGTAGCCAATAATTTCAATTGGCCATTTGGTCTGTTCCTGTGCAAATTTGTCAACCTGGGCATTAAGATGAATGTCTACTCTAGCATTTACTTCCTTGTTCTGGTGAGCATAGATCGCTATTTGGCACTGGTACATCCGTTGTCCCATGGTAGAATGCGCAGGCCCAAGTATGCCAAGCTGGGCTGTCTGCTGATGTGGGGTTTCGGATTGTTCATGAGTGTCCCCACAATCATCTTCAGGAAGTTGAAATATTTCCCTGAGTATGATGTGAATGCCTGCTTTCTGGAATACCCAAACCACACCTTGGAAATGCTCTGTGACAGGATGTTGATCATTTTTAGCTTCGTCATTCCAATTTCAATCATCTCATTCTGCACATTCAAAATTATTCAGACTTTGAAAGTCCAGCGTGTCCAAAGGAACAGCGCtgagaaaacagagcagaaggCTACCACTTTGATACTGGCAGTCCTCCTGGCCTTCCTCATCTGCTGGTTACCGTTCCACCTGGTCACCGTACTGGACTTGCTCCTTAGGGCGGAAGTCCTGGGAGGGTGTCACTTTTCGAATGTCCTGGACATTTTGAACCAGATCTCAACCTATCTAGCCTTTTTCAATAGTGTCCTCAACCCCATCCTGTATGTCATCGTAGGAAAGAACTTCCGGAAAAAAGTTGGGGAACTCTTCAAGCAGTGGAGCATTAAGAGGAGAGCAACCATGGAGTCCACAAGCTCCCAGCTGTCTACTCTAAAGACTGTGAAATAA